The window tGTCGCAAAGACGATATTGAAAACgttctacattttttaatatgcttttttaattcttaaactGTATCTTTACTGTTCAGGAAgataaatgagaaaaaaaaacacgattTCTTTGAAGATACAGTAGTTGcaaaatttcgaaataatttgtcTCGACGATCAcatatctatttattaaaaagcgtAATGCGGTTTTTTCAGTGATTAAACCAGGCTAATCTTGATGTCACCATTTTATCGGCTGTCCATTTTAGGCGCGTTATAAGCCTACGTTTATGTAACTACAAGATCACATATATAAAGTGAATCTTAATTGTTcgtcaatattttagaaatctaGAGTccaaaataagaagaaaatatacGAATTGAAGATAGTGTCATCGGAATGTCCATTCCTTTTACTACAACAATGTATATGCTAcgatatttatcaaaactgtaatatgcacaaatattaagtataaaacaTCGAATTGTAGAACATAACGTGTATCACAGCGAGAAAAGTGTTTAAAAcatactttaacttattaacttggaagagaaaaaaactttaactttaaaagctaaaaaaacCTATGCGCGTATTCCGCatctttttcttgttttgGACTCTAAACTTGTTGCCGGGAAGTATCGTTTCCATAGAGGGAGCGTGCAATCAAGAATCACTCTGTATATCTAACATCACCGTTTGCGAAGGCTCTTCTCGTTTACTTTAGTGCGTACGCGAATCGTTCCAGTTGGATGGAACCCCGTTCCATCGTTAACGCGTACGCTCGTTGTATACACGCGATAAATACGAATCTCGTCCGCGTTTAGGATATTACGCATACGTACTGCGTAATTGGAGAATCGGGACTCGCGCATTCGCGAAATCGGGACGCGCACGTGCGAGATTAATATACATCGCTGATCCCGCTCATTCATAGAAatgcgcgcacgcacgcgcgcgcgcgcacacacacacacacacacacacacacacacacacttttcAGTCCTCTATTTGTAATTCTGTTACAATACAGATTCGCGTATGCGTATATGTACACATTTATCAGTCAAACTCTCTAACGTCGCCGAGGGTTTCCTCAATTGCGGCAGCTCTTCATGCCCTTCTTCCTCGAAAGGGTAGAATGCACAATAACGAAGTTTATGattttaacgtttattaaagAGGAAAAGGCAAGTCTCTTTATTAGGAATAGACTTAGTAAATCACTTCGTATACAGTGGCCTTCTTGTCGCCGGATCCGGTCACAATGTACTTATCGTCCGCGGAAATGTCACAGCTCAGCACCGACGACGACTCCTTGGACTGCaaagaacgtaaaaaaaaaacataaaaattaataatacaaatatgccattattttacaagttaATTCGCCGtttggaaaaaaagagaactcTGTTAAAAATCTTTACTTTCAATCAAATGGaatcaatcaataaaaaaaattcaacagatagaaaaagaataaggAACAAAAAAGTAGATTGAACGAaaagaaagttattttatacttcatattatattttatttacgcgTACAATAGTCTGCGTATCATATTTCAGGTTTTAGCGACTGTGAAAAGAGACGAGAATCGCGAGGTATCTTCGCcgaaaatgtaaatgtaaattatcctgtcgataaattaaaacaagtcTGCACTCGAATACTTGCCTGAAATATTGAAGCACCGTAGGGCGTACGCCACGCGTTCAGCAGATTATCTTTGCCGGTCGAGACGAACCATTTGCCGCAGGAGGCGAAACGCAGCGAGAGCACGCAAGAGTCATGCAGATGCAGTTGATACTTGTCGGACTTGGTGGCGTGGAGTACCTCGACGTTTGAGTTCTCCATCCCGACGGCCAACCACTCACCGGTGGGACAGTAACCGAGGGAGAATATCTGCGAGGTGAAATCGTGTTGCTGCAACTGCCTCCCCTCACGAAGGTCCCAGGAGCGTACGGTATTGTCGAGACCACCGGTCCACAGTTTCGATCCGTCGGCGGAAATGTCGATGCAGGACGCACCGTCCGTGTGACCCTGGAACTGCCTGACCAACGTCTGATTCTGGAGATCCCACACGGCGATATTGCCGTCGCTGCAGCAGCTGAAGCAGACCTTTGAGTCTGGCGAGATCGCGAGGGCGTAACACGCGGGCGCCGACGAAGTCAACTCCGCTTTAATTCTAGGCGTGGGACTCGCTAGGTCCCAGATGCTCAGTTGGCTGGCTTCTCCGCCGACTATCAAGGTCCTTCCATCAGGCAAAAGTTTCACGGACCTAGAAGATCCAAGATGCCAATTTCGCCGAATGTCCGAACGTTCGCCATCTTTTCATCAATTAGcttcaattttgataaatataatctgtATAACAACTTCAAGGCTTGTTTtcctttaaacaaaattacttttgagtTGCTACCAAAAGAATCACACAACTCTGCTAGTtacctattttattaaatcaactTGCGCACACGAGAGCATCCGAAAGGAAGCGAATGGAAAGCATTTTGGATCTGAGAATCACTCAGGGCACTCACCTAATGTAATTGTCACGTTGCAAACAGTCTAGCTGGGAAACTGGTTTCACGCTGGCGCTGCCGACACTTTGGCCAATGTCCCAGACCTTGACGCAACCTTTGCCGCCGGTGTAGACGTACTTGGTCGGATTCGAAATCGTAACGGCACAGACCACCTCGCCATGCGTCAGGGTATTAATCTGACGTGCGTGACGCGGGATACCCGGTCCTACCAAAGCGTCCGTGGGGAATGGTACGGGCTGTAGTTGCCCCTCGCCGTTCATATGGTAGGAATACGCTCTACAAAGTGCAAAATAAACCCAAATGTTTAACTTGAGAGGACGACTATCCTAAGACGACTCGgtgtaaattgtaaatacgTACGGCTTGCCACCTGCGATGTTGTTCAGTCCGTTACTCGCGGGTATCCTCATGTGACCGTCGAAACCGATCTGCGAAAGAGATGGTCGCTTAGTATTGTGTCGCATAGAGATgacgaaaagaaaataaaggtTTCGCgtttatttaacacaaaaaaaaaaaaatgcgaaataaATGCTCAGGCCTTAGGAAAAACGGTTATTGTCGATCTGAATGCACGAGTTTGATACGAGATTGATTGCGCTTTAACCCTAGAGGACCTCTGCCAATTTGACCTTTCTGATCATTCGACATACATTCGATATACATTCCTGCTAAATTTAGATTTCATCACCTTCGATCTAAGTAGCTTTACAATATTCAACGATCGAAGGGACTAACGCCGTTTATAGAAGTCCTTCTATGGTTAAAGGAAATTATATGCGATTACGCGTCTCCGTAAAATCAGTTGgtacatttttgttttctcaATAGcgtatataaaactatatatcaattaataaaagcgTGGTAACGTAAGGACTAAGGTGTTACGGGGTCGTGAATCACCATGGAGGGCCGCGCGTATGGCAAGTTGCTGTATGGCGAGGGCGACTGCGGCGGCTCATTGCCGCGGGATGGCAAGCCCTGATAACCCTGCGGTGGCGTTTGCTGCGACGATGGCGGATGATAGACCCGCGCCAAGGACCCAGGGATGCCGCCCATAGTTGGCGTACAACTGCGCGAGCCCCTCGCCGCCGCCACAGGTGTACCCGGCTTGTCGACCTGGCGAACGCACGGTGTTTGCACCCACTTTTGCAGACGCTCACTGGGTCGCAATCGTACTGAGCTCTCGCCCGTGCCGATTGCGATTTTGGATGTCGCGATTTTGGATATTTCCCTTCGTTTCGTTTCGCATGCGGCGGCAGAGAGCCGCCAGCCTCGAGACGATCGATCGAATGagtaagaaaaaacaaaaaaagtgcCGCAAAGATGTtacgatatatattattataggaTCGTCAGACGCGCGAACTGCGCCGCGCGCAAAAGTTGGGCTGTACAGCGAATCCTTTGCGCTCGATTGAAGATGCTTTCACGATTCTCTCGACAATCGCACGgataatgtatatgtaattgGAAAATAAATAAGCGAGAGACAACAATTAGAAAGCAATTAAGTGACAAGAACGTCTGACGAGCCTAGATTGAGACCACGCAAATAATAGAGATCGACTTTCACGACTTCGCTCCACGAGAGGGTGATAATTTTCGGTATGTATGGGCGACAGAGTCACACGACTGGGCCGGGTCGCAGCGCCGAATAAGCTTACTCTCCGCGAGATCTTACATCTTTACTTTTCAGAGACGGTGTACTACGGGCGGAGGAGCTGCCGCTGCGCGACGGCGGCCTGTCCTTTACGGATGCCGAGCCCGCGCCGGATACCGGTCCGCCAACGTGGCCCGGTGCGCCCAGCTTCTCCAGGGTGCCGTTTTCACGTGGGTCCGAGTGCTCTCCGTTCGCGTGCGGCGACGACGCCTCCTTTCGCGATACGCAAATATCAGGATATCGTTAAGCGAACACACGCAATATCGTACTTAAGCGTAGCATGCGATAGCAGCACGAGTCTTTTAGATTCGGCAATGTTTCTTTAGCCGCGTAACTGTTTTCCTACTTtcttgatatacatatatatatatataaaggttCTTTACTTTCTAGGTACTAAAGGAAAACTGGAagctcgaaacaaaattatttcgcgTCATTTCTCTCGATAAGACGTTAGTTTCAATATATTAAGCAAGAGCAAAGTTTAAAACTTGCATgcaaagtaattataattgcgTGTGTACAGAGACAGAGGTTTAATCATATAAATAGATACATATTCATCAAGAAATTAATGGAAGCAGAgcttttttaatgataaaccCTTACCTCGTTCGCCACGTCGACGACCAGATCCTGGTCGCTCTTCTCAGCATCGCTCTCCTGAAAAGTTCGAAATGACATGTGAGACGATGATAACGAGACGCTCCACATGAGCAGTCGGGCAGTCTACCGAGTCGAGTACATCAACGAGCTTTTGATGCACCTCCCGTCCAAGTAGACGAGCAACTCGACCCATATTCTCGTGCGCGTCCTACTGCAGGCGGGCGGACGCACCCTCCGAGATGCATTATTAATCTCGGTGCCTCGCTCACGCGATGTTCCGATTGTGCTCGAACAATAAATTAACCGGCGCGAACGCCTGGAGGCAATAAGCTCTGGCGCACGATGTATCGACGTGAGCCCGTGAATACATATAATTCAACTCATAGTCAAGGCATTTACCATTAATTAAGTAGacgattaaatattaaaatatttctttttaatttcgtttatgcattatattttttgttggcGATAATTTTCGTGCACTGCACTCCGATTTGACAgggtacaaataattattaagtaaaagttATCAGCAATTACCTACATATATTTCATCATTTGCGAAACAATTTGCGACTATCGTATACAATGTTTATCTTATATCAGGCTATATAGTctgatataatataacaagCCCGTTACCGGCCCCGCAATTTTACCCCCGTGTTACATGCGGCGTGGCACACGTATATCGCGTATACGGCTAATTTATGTGGCATTTATCTCATAACACTACTTATCGGTTATCTTTCACTCGGTGCAAGAGCGAAGCCCGCTTCTTGCTCCGCTCCCGCTCCGTTCTCTCAGAACGTGGGGCACATAACGAGCTCAAAGCAGGGCACGCGATAGTAGCATTGCTCGCCTAATGACGTAATATTATCGCGCAGCGTATAACGCCCCATCGATGCACATCGTGCATCTCATATGTTATACGTATGCGC of the Monomorium pharaonis isolate MP-MQ-018 chromosome 11, ASM1337386v2, whole genome shotgun sequence genome contains:
- the LOC105829989 gene encoding protein groucho isoform X5 produces the protein MYPAPARHPAAPGGGGSGGAAGGLKFTVADTCERIKEEFNFIQQQYHSLKLECEKLASEKTEMQRHYVMYYEMSYGLNVEMHKQTEIAKRLNAIIGQVLPFLAQEHQQQVASAVERAKQVTMSELNAIIGQQQQGLQQLLQQIHAQQLPHGAVVGGLPPGGLLGFAGAAAAAAAAGVPPHLAPPPHPATAAAVQAQAQALLKPADLQQHRAAAETPEDRKPIALPDERLGHRSVSPPEKFRSRTPDLESDSKRRKEEKLGHESDAEKSDQDLVVDVANEEASSPHANGEHSDPRENGTLEKLGAPGHVGGPVSGAGSASVKDRPPSRSGSSSARSTPSLKSKDVDKPGTPVAAARGSRSCTPTMGGIPGSLARVYHPPSSQQTPPQGYQGLPSRGNEPPQSPSPYSNLPYARPSMIGFDGHMRIPASNGLNNIAGGKPAYSYHMNGEGQLQPVPFPTDALVGPGIPRHARQINTLTHGEVVCAVTISNPTKYVYTGGKGCVKVWDIGQSVGSASVKPVSQLDCLQRDNYIRSVKLLPDGRTLIVGGEASQLSIWDLASPTPRIKAELTSSAPACYALAISPDSKVCFSCCSDGNIAVWDLQNQTLVRQFQGHTDGASCIDISADGSKLWTGGLDNTVRSWDLREGRQLQQHDFTSQIFSLGYCPTGEWLAVGMENSNVEVLHATKSDKYQLHLHDSCVLSLRFASCGKWFVSTGKDNLLNAWRTPYGASIFQSKESSSVLSCDISADDKYIVTGSGDKKATVYEVIY
- the LOC105829989 gene encoding protein groucho isoform X3 — protein: MYPAPARHPAAPGGGGSGGAAGGLKFTVADTCERIKEEFNFIQQQYHSLKLECEKLASEKTEMQRHYVMVRHFYYEMSYGLNVEMHKQTEIAKRLNAIIGQVLPFLAQEHQQQVASAVERAKQVTMSELNAIIGQQQQGLQQLLQQIHAQQLPHGAVVGGLPPGGLLGFAGAAAAAAAAGVPPHLAPPPHPATAAAVQAQAQALLKPADLQQHRAAAETPEDRKPIALPDERLGHRSVSPPEKFRSRTPDLESDSKRRKEEKLGHESDAEKSDQDLVVDVANEEASSPHANGEHSDPRENGTLEKLGAPGHVGGPVSGAGSASVKDRPPSRSGSSSARSTPSLKSKDVDKPGTPVAAARGSRSCTPTMGGIPGSLARVYHPPSSQQTPPQGYQGLPSRGNEPPQSPSPYSNLPYARPSMIGFDGHMRIPASNGLNNIAGGKPAYSYHMNGEGQLQPVPFPTDALVGPGIPRHARQINTLTHGEVVCAVTISNPTKYVYTGGKGCVKVWDIGQSVGSASVKPVSQLDCLQRDNYIRSVKLLPDGRTLIVGGEASQLSIWDLASPTPRIKAELTSSAPACYALAISPDSKVCFSCCSDGNIAVWDLQNQTLVRQFQGHTDGASCIDISADGSKLWTGGLDNTVRSWDLREGRQLQQHDFTSQIFSLGYCPTGEWLAVGMENSNVEVLHATKSDKYQLHLHDSCVLSLRFASCGKWFVSTGKDNLLNAWRTPYGASIFQSKESSSVLSCDISADDKYIVTGSGDKKATVYEVIY
- the LOC105829989 gene encoding protein groucho isoform X4; its protein translation is MYPAPARHPAAPGGGGSGGAAGGLKFTVADTCERIKEEFNFIQQQYHSLKLECEKLASEKTEMQRHYVMYYEMSYGLNVEMHKQTEIAKRLNAIIGQVLPFLAQEHQQQVASAVERAKQVTMSELNAIIGQQQQQGLQQLLQQIHAQQLPHGAVVGGLPPGGLLGFAGAAAAAAAAGVPPHLAPPPHPATAAAVQAQAQALLKPADLQQHRAAAETPEDRKPIALPDERLGHRSVSPPEKFRSRTPDLESDSKRRKEEKLGHESDAEKSDQDLVVDVANEEASSPHANGEHSDPRENGTLEKLGAPGHVGGPVSGAGSASVKDRPPSRSGSSSARSTPSLKSKDVDKPGTPVAAARGSRSCTPTMGGIPGSLARVYHPPSSQQTPPQGYQGLPSRGNEPPQSPSPYSNLPYARPSMIGFDGHMRIPASNGLNNIAGGKPAYSYHMNGEGQLQPVPFPTDALVGPGIPRHARQINTLTHGEVVCAVTISNPTKYVYTGGKGCVKVWDIGQSVGSASVKPVSQLDCLQRDNYIRSVKLLPDGRTLIVGGEASQLSIWDLASPTPRIKAELTSSAPACYALAISPDSKVCFSCCSDGNIAVWDLQNQTLVRQFQGHTDGASCIDISADGSKLWTGGLDNTVRSWDLREGRQLQQHDFTSQIFSLGYCPTGEWLAVGMENSNVEVLHATKSDKYQLHLHDSCVLSLRFASCGKWFVSTGKDNLLNAWRTPYGASIFQSKESSSVLSCDISADDKYIVTGSGDKKATVYEVIY
- the LOC105829989 gene encoding protein groucho isoform X6, which translates into the protein MYPAPARHPAAPGGGGSGGAAGGLKFTVADTCERIKEEFNFIQQQYHSLKLECEKLASEKTEMQRHYVMVRHFYYEMSYGLNVEMHKQTEIAKRLNAIIGQVLPFLAQEHQQQVASAVERAKQVTMSELNAIIGQQQQQGLQQLLQQIHAQQLPHGAVVGGLPPGGLLGFAGAAAAAAAAGVPPHLAPPPHPATAAAVQAQAQALLKPADLQQHRAAAETPEDRKPIALPDERLGHRSVSPPEKFRSRTPDLESDSKRRKEEKLGHESDAEKSDQDLVVDVANEVDKPGTPVAAARGSRSCTPTMGGIPGSLARVYHPPSSQQTPPQGYQGLPSRGNEPPQSPSPYSNLPYARPSMIGFDGHMRIPASNGLNNIAGGKPAYSYHMNGEGQLQPVPFPTDALVGPGIPRHARQINTLTHGEVVCAVTISNPTKYVYTGGKGCVKVWDIGQSVGSASVKPVSQLDCLQRDNYIRSVKLLPDGRTLIVGGEASQLSIWDLASPTPRIKAELTSSAPACYALAISPDSKVCFSCCSDGNIAVWDLQNQTLVRQFQGHTDGASCIDISADGSKLWTGGLDNTVRSWDLREGRQLQQHDFTSQIFSLGYCPTGEWLAVGMENSNVEVLHATKSDKYQLHLHDSCVLSLRFASCGKWFVSTGKDNLLNAWRTPYGASIFQSKESSSVLSCDISADDKYIVTGSGDKKATVYEVIY
- the LOC105829989 gene encoding protein groucho isoform X8; amino-acid sequence: MALQHQQQVASAVERAKQVTMSELNAIIGQQQQQGLQQLLQQIHAQQLPHGAVVGGLPPGGLLGFAGAAAAAAAAGVPPHLAPPPHPATAAAVQAQAQALLKPADLQQHRAAAETPEDRKPIALPDERLGHRSVSPPEKFRSRTPDLESDSKRRKEEKLGHESDAEKSDQDLVVDVANEEASSPHANGEHSDPRENGTLEKLGAPGHVGGPVSGAGSASVKDRPPSRSGSSSARSTPSLKSKDVDKPGTPVAAARGSRSCTPTMGGIPGSLARVYHPPSSQQTPPQGYQGLPSRGNEPPQSPSPYSNLPYARPSMIGFDGHMRIPASNGLNNIAGGKPAYSYHMNGEGQLQPVPFPTDALVGPGIPRHARQINTLTHGEVVCAVTISNPTKYVYTGGKGCVKVWDIGQSVGSASVKPVSQLDCLQRDNYIRSVKLLPDGRTLIVGGEASQLSIWDLASPTPRIKAELTSSAPACYALAISPDSKVCFSCCSDGNIAVWDLQNQTLVRQFQGHTDGASCIDISADGSKLWTGGLDNTVRSWDLREGRQLQQHDFTSQIFSLGYCPTGEWLAVGMENSNVEVLHATKSDKYQLHLHDSCVLSLRFASCGKWFVSTGKDNLLNAWRTPYGASIFQSKESSSVLSCDISADDKYIVTGSGDKKATVYEVIY
- the LOC105829989 gene encoding protein groucho isoform X9 → MALQHQQQVASAVERAKQVTMSELNAIIGQQQQGLQQLLQQIHAQQLPHGAVVGGLPPGGLLGFAGAAAAAAAAGVPPHLAPPPHPATAAAVQAQAQALLKPADLQQHRAAAETPEDRKPIALPDERLGHRSVSPPEKFRSRTPDLESDSKRRKEEKLGHESDAEKSDQDLVVDVANEEASSPHANGEHSDPRENGTLEKLGAPGHVGGPVSGAGSASVKDRPPSRSGSSSARSTPSLKSKDVDKPGTPVAAARGSRSCTPTMGGIPGSLARVYHPPSSQQTPPQGYQGLPSRGNEPPQSPSPYSNLPYARPSMIGFDGHMRIPASNGLNNIAGGKPAYSYHMNGEGQLQPVPFPTDALVGPGIPRHARQINTLTHGEVVCAVTISNPTKYVYTGGKGCVKVWDIGQSVGSASVKPVSQLDCLQRDNYIRSVKLLPDGRTLIVGGEASQLSIWDLASPTPRIKAELTSSAPACYALAISPDSKVCFSCCSDGNIAVWDLQNQTLVRQFQGHTDGASCIDISADGSKLWTGGLDNTVRSWDLREGRQLQQHDFTSQIFSLGYCPTGEWLAVGMENSNVEVLHATKSDKYQLHLHDSCVLSLRFASCGKWFVSTGKDNLLNAWRTPYGASIFQSKESSSVLSCDISADDKYIVTGSGDKKATVYEVIY
- the LOC105829989 gene encoding protein groucho isoform X10; amino-acid sequence: MYPAPARHPAAPGGGGSGGAAGGLKFTVADTCERIKEEFNFIQQQYHSLKLECEKLASEKTEMQRHYVMVRHFYYEMSYGLNVEMHKQTEIAKRLNAIIGQVLPFLAQEHQQQVASAVERAKQVTMSELNAIIGQQQQQGLQQLLQQIHAQQLPHGAVVGGLPPGGLLGFAGAAAAAAAAGVPPHLAPPPHPATAAAVQAQAQALLKPADLQQHRAAAETPEDRKPIALPDERLGHRSVSPPEKFRSRTPDLESDSKRRKEEKLGHESDAEKSDQDLVVDVANEIGFDGHMRIPASNGLNNIAGGKPAYSYHMNGEGQLQPVPFPTDALVGPGIPRHARQINTLTHGEVVCAVTISNPTKYVYTGGKGCVKVWDIGQSVGSASVKPVSQLDCLQRDNYIRSVKLLPDGRTLIVGGEASQLSIWDLASPTPRIKAELTSSAPACYALAISPDSKVCFSCCSDGNIAVWDLQNQTLVRQFQGHTDGASCIDISADGSKLWTGGLDNTVRSWDLREGRQLQQHDFTSQIFSLGYCPTGEWLAVGMENSNVEVLHATKSDKYQLHLHDSCVLSLRFASCGKWFVSTGKDNLLNAWRTPYGASIFQSKESSSVLSCDISADDKYIVTGSGDKKATVYEVIY
- the LOC105829989 gene encoding protein groucho isoform X1 yields the protein MYPAPARHPAAPGGGGSGGAAGGLKFTVADTCERIKEEFNFIQQQYHSLKLECEKLASEKTEMQRHYVMVRHFYYEMSYGLNVEMHKQTEIAKRLNAIIGQVLPFLAQEHQQQVASAVERAKQVTMSELNAIIGQQQQQGLQQLLQQIHAQQLPHGAVVGGLPPGGLLGFAGAAAAAAAAGVPPHLAPPPHPATAAAVQAQAQALLKPADLQQHRAAAETPEDRKPIALPDERLGHRSVSPPEKFRSRTPDLESDSKRRKEEKLGHESDAEKSDQDLVVDVANEEASSPHANGEHSDPRENGTLEKLGAPGHVGGPVSGAGSASVKDRPPSRSGSSSARSTPSLKSKDVDKPGTPVAAARGSRSCTPTMGGIPGSLARVYHPPSSQQTPPQGYQGLPSRGNEPPQSPSPYSNLPYARPSMIGFDGHMRIPASNGLNNIAGGKPAYSYHMNGEGQLQPVPFPTDALVGPGIPRHARQINTLTHGEVVCAVTISNPTKYVYTGGKGCVKVWDIGQSVGSASVKPVSQLDCLQRDNYIRSVKLLPDGRTLIVGGEASQLSIWDLASPTPRIKAELTSSAPACYALAISPDSKVCFSCCSDGNIAVWDLQNQTLVRQFQGHTDGASCIDISADGSKLWTGGLDNTVRSWDLREGRQLQQHDFTSQIFSLGYCPTGEWLAVGMENSNVEVLHATKSDKYQLHLHDSCVLSLRFASCGKWFVSTGKDNLLNAWRTPYGASIFQSKESSSVLSCDISADDKYIVTGSGDKKATVYEVIY
- the LOC105829989 gene encoding protein groucho isoform X7, giving the protein MYPAPARHPAAPGGGGSGGAAGGLKFTVADTCERIKEEFNFIQQQYHSLKLECEKLASEKTEMQRHYVMVRHFYYEMSYGLNVEMHKQTEIAKRLNAIIGQVLPFLAQEHQQQVASAVERAKQVTMSELNAIIGQQQQQGLQQLLQQIHAQQLPHGAVVGGLPPGGLLGFAGAAAAAAAAGVPPHLAPPPHPATAAAVQAQAQALLKPADLQQHRAAAETPEDRKPIALPDERLGHRSVSPPEKFRSRTPDLESDSKRRKEEKLGHESDAEKSDQDLVVDVANEEASSPHANGEHSDPRENGTLEKLGAPGHVGGPVSGAGSASVKDRPPSRSGSSSARSTPSLKSKDIGFDGHMRIPASNGLNNIAGGKPAYSYHMNGEGQLQPVPFPTDALVGPGIPRHARQINTLTHGEVVCAVTISNPTKYVYTGGKGCVKVWDIGQSVGSASVKPVSQLDCLQRDNYIRSVKLLPDGRTLIVGGEASQLSIWDLASPTPRIKAELTSSAPACYALAISPDSKVCFSCCSDGNIAVWDLQNQTLVRQFQGHTDGASCIDISADGSKLWTGGLDNTVRSWDLREGRQLQQHDFTSQIFSLGYCPTGEWLAVGMENSNVEVLHATKSDKYQLHLHDSCVLSLRFASCGKWFVSTGKDNLLNAWRTPYGASIFQSKESSSVLSCDISADDKYIVTGSGDKKATVYEVIY
- the LOC105829989 gene encoding protein groucho isoform X2, producing the protein MYPAPARHPAAPGGGGSGGAAGGLKFTVADTCERIKEEFNFIQQQYHSLKLECEKLASEKTEMQRHYVMVRHFYYEMSYGLNVEMHKQTEIAKRLNAIIGQVLPFLAQEHQQQVASAVERAKQVTMSELNAIIGQQQQQGLQQLLQQIHAQQLPHGAVVGGLPPGGLLGFAGAAAAAAAAGVPPHLAPPPHPATAAAVQAQAQALLKPADLQQHRAAAETPEDRKPIALPDERLGHRSVSPPEKFRSRTPDLESDSKRRKEEKLGHESDAEKSDQDLVVDVANEASSPHANGEHSDPRENGTLEKLGAPGHVGGPVSGAGSASVKDRPPSRSGSSSARSTPSLKSKDVDKPGTPVAAARGSRSCTPTMGGIPGSLARVYHPPSSQQTPPQGYQGLPSRGNEPPQSPSPYSNLPYARPSMIGFDGHMRIPASNGLNNIAGGKPAYSYHMNGEGQLQPVPFPTDALVGPGIPRHARQINTLTHGEVVCAVTISNPTKYVYTGGKGCVKVWDIGQSVGSASVKPVSQLDCLQRDNYIRSVKLLPDGRTLIVGGEASQLSIWDLASPTPRIKAELTSSAPACYALAISPDSKVCFSCCSDGNIAVWDLQNQTLVRQFQGHTDGASCIDISADGSKLWTGGLDNTVRSWDLREGRQLQQHDFTSQIFSLGYCPTGEWLAVGMENSNVEVLHATKSDKYQLHLHDSCVLSLRFASCGKWFVSTGKDNLLNAWRTPYGASIFQSKESSSVLSCDISADDKYIVTGSGDKKATVYEVIY